One region of Bacillota bacterium genomic DNA includes:
- a CDS encoding phosphoserine transaminase, with product MAVSRPMLKPRNPRFSSGPCPKFPGYSLEKLDRSLLGRSHRSVPGKARLHKSIEKTKEILGIPAGYLLGIVPASDTGAMEMALWNLLGERPVDVICFEAFGMNWARDIEKQLQLDGVRIYSADYGFLPELGDVDFDHDVVFTWNGTTSGVKIPNGDFIAETREGLTICDATSAVFAMEIPWEKLDVVTFSWQKVLGGEAAHGMLVLSPHAVNRIEGYTPPWPMPRIFQLKEGGKLAAEIFEGSTINTPSMLCNEDYLAALGWTESIGGLPALIKRSQDNLQVVEEFVAVHPWVDFLVSDPAIRSNTSVCLKLDLPREKVKQLVKLLEKEDVAFDIASYRKAPPGLRFWCGATVEKEDLEIVMQWLEWAYEQVRHE from the coding sequence ATGGCAGTATCGAGACCGATGCTCAAACCGCGCAACCCGCGTTTTTCTTCCGGCCCCTGTCCCAAATTTCCCGGCTACAGCCTGGAAAAGCTGGACAGGAGCCTTCTGGGCAGGTCGCACCGCAGTGTCCCGGGGAAAGCGCGGCTACACAAATCAATCGAAAAAACAAAGGAAATTCTGGGTATTCCCGCCGGCTATCTTCTCGGAATAGTTCCCGCCTCGGACACGGGTGCGATGGAGATGGCACTGTGGAACCTTCTGGGAGAAAGGCCGGTGGATGTGATATGCTTCGAGGCTTTTGGCATGAATTGGGCCAGGGATATAGAGAAACAGTTGCAGCTTGACGGGGTTCGTATCTACTCTGCAGATTACGGTTTTTTACCCGAGCTGGGCGATGTCGACTTCGATCACGACGTGGTTTTTACCTGGAATGGAACGACCAGCGGCGTGAAAATTCCAAACGGTGATTTCATAGCGGAAACGCGCGAAGGTTTGACCATCTGTGATGCGACCTCTGCCGTTTTTGCCATGGAGATTCCCTGGGAGAAACTTGATGTCGTGACCTTCTCATGGCAGAAAGTGCTGGGAGGCGAAGCTGCTCACGGCATGCTGGTGCTTTCCCCCCATGCGGTAAACCGTATCGAGGGATATACACCGCCATGGCCCATGCCGCGTATTTTCCAGCTCAAAGAAGGAGGAAAGCTGGCTGCGGAAATTTTCGAGGGATCCACGATCAATACCCCCTCCATGCTCTGCAACGAGGATTATCTGGCTGCCCTCGGATGGACGGAATCCATCGGCGGACTGCCGGCCCTGATAAAGCGCAGCCAGGACAATTTGCAGGTCGTGGAAGAGTTCGTGGCAGTTCATCCCTGGGTTGATTTCCTGGTTTCCGATCCGGCGATAAGGTCAAACACCAGTGTCTGCTTGAAACTGGACTTGCCCAGGGAGAAAGTCAAGCAGCTGGTGAAATTGTTGGAAAAAGAAGATGTTGCGTTTGACATCGCTTCATACCGGAAAGCCCCGCCGGGGTTGCGTTTCTGGTGCGGTGCCACCGTGGAGAAAGAGGATCTTGAGATTGTTATGCAGTGGCTGGAGTGGGCTTACGAACAGGTAAGACATGAGTAA